TTTTCCTGAGATATCAcaccatttttattaacatcTAAATTATCGTTATGTCCATTATTATGTGATATCACAGTCACTTTATTTCCTtcacatttaataaaatattgcgTAAATAACACATCtgcattaaaaatatatatatgtatatatatatatttatttattatttattatataacaatgAAACATtgcaaaatatatattctccttaatataaatatatattatatattttattaatgtaaattttttttttttccccttatattttataatatttccatatatatatatatatatatatatatatatatatatatataatatatatatttttttttttttgtgtatatttttatatgtacattgtACAAATCACATAAtttaaattgaaaaaaaagaagaaagatacacatatatatatatatatatatttatttatttatttatttattatggtttatatatttattattacttattatataaaggaaaaaaataggaCATATCATTCtgtttaatttaaaattaaaaaatatcatttggtcttttactttttctgttttttttttttttatttttatttcttttttttaatattctcTTAAAGGATAAATATTTTCTCCTTTTAGTCTTTATTGACAAATCTctaattaatttaaaaaataataaaatttaatatattcatttttttaaattgtacTTCATATAACTTAAAgagaatataattttatgtcATTCatgtatttttcatattacttcattttaataatataatataatatatatatatatatatatatgtaatatatatcatattatttttattatttttctcctTTTTACTACTAGTGCATTATTTACAAGGTGCGTTACAAATGTGTaacaaaatatgaaaaaaaaaaaaaaaaaaaaaaaagaagtcATACTATTTcaaattatttctttttaattttttttaaaaaaaaaaacttaatataaaatttttgttatatttatatagttcttcacaaaaataatgtatataatattatatataatataataaataattaagtTACATTACTGaccatttaaaaaaaaaaaaaaaaaatctaagaaaaaaaaggtctttatattatatatatatatatatatatatataaccatttaaacatttatatatttaatataagataaatatgaatatatatatatatacatatatatatatatatatatatatatttgtacatatatacataaaatttaaaagttAATATAATTGTATACATTTAATGTACAACTAtcgtgtattttttttaaaaaaaaaaaaaaaaaaaaaaaaaaagaattatatttacatgaataaaaataattcttaaaaaaaaaaataataataatataattttatatatatttatagaggtacatgataaattaaagatattatactaccttaataaaatgaataatggAGAGTTATGCcctatttaaaaattaaaggatacataaaaaaaaatattttttttttttttttttttttttttgttatattattttatacataacaGAAATAACATTCGTTATTTGTATCCAATTTGGATAAACAAAGTCCTGGTGATGTTTTTTCCTCGCATGTTTTCCAGTTCACATTACATAAATTTAcacatttttcataattcTCTGGATTAAATGCATAGGATCTTGTACAAGAATGTTTCTTATTTACATCTTgtgtatctatatatttacgCATACCCATTCTTATTTTGCCATcctttatatgttttaatatgTGATAAACATGAACACGTTCTGAGACTTCATTTGAAGTTCCTGCAGATTCTAATGCAGTATTGCTTTCCTTTCCACTTTGTCCTGATCCTGCCGTATCTTGACCGAATATAATATAGTTGTTACCtaattttttgttgttttcaTTATCTTCCTTTTCAGAGAATAAATTTTTCTTACCAACATTAAAATTCTTAAAGTAAAGGTTATGATAAAATTCTGGAGAGgcctttaaataataatcatatatttttgattCTTTTTTAgttgttttattattcataggTAAATCAACATTGAATATAACAACACTGTGAATAAAGTTAAAATGACAATGAGTTGGTCCATACATATCTACTTTAAAATAACCTTCATCTCCCCAATATGGACCCCAACTGTTTCTTACAATCCAATAggattttttttctccttcGCTATTCACATAATTACCATAACCAACAATATTAACTGCATGATCAGCTGTATCATCACCACATAAGTTCTGTACTTTCTTTCCACTAAATTCATATCCCATAACATTTTCAGCTTTAATATATGCAATAACTGAACCTTTATTCATTACTTcagttttaataattttaacaaATGCATCCATATTATCATGAAATCTTTCACTTTCATATGCAGTATATCCCTTACCATCTAAACTATTAGGTTCATTTTTGTTATGTAAGATTTTTCCATTATCCCATAGATTCATCCAGTGATCTTCTACCTTTGGACATTGTTCTCCAACTTTCACATAGTTATATGGATAATTTGATTCTGCTGGTAAGAATCCATAATCTTCAATAATTTGTAAGAATTCCATTGGACTAGAACCTTCATCACATCTATCTTTATGTTCACCTTTATAACAATTAGCTACATAAAGAGCAGAAATTTTGGTAGGTTCATATCCTTTCATACATCTAATAGTTTCTAAATGATATTTTGAAGCAAAAATCCATGAAGTATCACAATTACCTTGATCTTCAACTTGAAGATTAGatatacaattattttcatcttttaatCTGTTACAATATTCTTTATTACAAAACATATTATCTGAGTTATCATATGATAAAGtatcttctttttctaaAGTTGTATCAACATGTACGACACCTTTTcctttattatctttatcttCTGGagaatttttatcattatataaatgttcatTGAAATATTCTAAATCATAATTTAATTCAGGTAATACTAAACCTCTCTTATTTACAATCCAATCATCAACATTTTTAAGACATACAGCTGCATTAcggaatttattttttaaagtattaatattttcttctgaatgataaattaataatcTCTTTaagttattaaatatatccaTTTCATTTCCCATCCCATAATTATCTAAGGTACCTGTTGTATCTACGTCTTTAAGTAAACTACAGTAATTCATTAATTCTAATTTCAAACTATCATCTACTTCttctaattttattaattctgatttatcattattttcatttgttttaaacatttttactaatatattatcaatagATTCTGTTAATTTATATTCAGTAtaatcatcttcatcatcatcttctgTCTCAGCTTTTATTTCTTTGAATTTACTTACAATATCTTCAGATAGGTATTTGTAACATAcgtcatttttattttctttttctactAAAAGAGCACATTGAAAGCATTTTTCAATGTTAAAATTACCACTTAAAAAGCAATTGGAAGCTAAGGTATCACATTTTtctaaaacaaaaaaattaaaaaaatatataatatgtatatatatatatatatatatatattacattttgattatgcatatatattcatacatTTGTATATTCCTCTTTATTGTTATTTACCTGGAATGTCTGATCCTATTGCGTAGTTTTTACTTTCTATTAAGTTTGTTCCATTATGTTCTTTATACGCATGTATTAGTATATTAGTAAATGGGGTTTCCTTTTCATTTATCAAATACTTTCTTACATCAACTTTGttatctaaaaaaaaaataaataaataaataataaataataataatataaataataacaaaatatacataattgaTAGTAGTTGTATGTATAATGACATTTtcttatgaaaatataaaataatcaatcaaaaaaagaaaaaagtattattattattgttttattcggttattttttatactttcAGTAGTATCTTTTGTTTCTCCGTATACTTTCCATTTAAGTATTAATGTATTCTCCTTAATATATACTACCAACTTGAAGTTTTTTCCAGTTtcacatatattttgtaaatttcTTGGCGGTTTAACAGTAGGGGAATCAGGTCCATTAGCAGGAAGACTTTCTGAACTTGAACTAGAACTTGAACTAGAACTTGAACTTGAACTTGAACTTGAACTAGAGCTTGAACTTGAACTTGAGCTTGAATCTGAAATTGGTTCTGTATCTCCTCTAACTGTTCCCGTACTTGAACCTTGTTCACCAGTTGTACCATTTGATGGTagttttacatatttttttttttctaatgaACCACTGTTTGATTCAAATGATATTgcattatttgtttttttcaatGTTGTTCTTAATTCGATATTAGTATCTTCTGTATCaacatcaatatatatatgaggaACTAAGAACATTATGAAATTTTCGTTACATGGACCAGTAACTTTTAAACCCATATAATCTTTTAATAAAGCTGATTTTACTTGAATTGTATCCTGTTTTTCTGAAGAAGTTGAAGTTTGTGATACTGATACAGTACTTACAGAATGTCCGGAACTTACAGGATTGCTTGGTTCGGAACTTCCGGGTTGACTTGCTCCCGTACTACCTTGTGGACTTGCTCCCGTACTACCTTGTGGACTTGCTCCCGTACTACCTTGTGGACTTCCTCCTGTACTACCTGCTTGATCTCCTCCTGTATTACCTGCTTGACCTCCTCCTGTATTACCTGTTTGACTTTCTCCTGtacattttataacatttttgttaaatataacacctaaaaaaaaataatgacaaaTGTTTGTGTATgcgtaaaaatattatattatttattatataataattatatttttacatatttgtttttctttttcttttcctttttcttttccttttcctttttttttttttttttcattcttaCACAATATGAAAAACAAGGAAATATATGACTTCATTTtgatatatgaatattaagttatataatattttaagaactttaatttttttgaatatgtttgatttatttaatttttctttatgttataatatatgtattttataatatatatatatatttatttttttatttttttttttggacaatctaatttaattttaaattaaaaaatttattatatatatatatatataaatttaatataaatatattatattatttaaattatttaatttttatttttttattttaattttttttttttttttttgtacattcTCATAAGAGAATAAATCTAGAATATGAcctctttttattttaattattcaaaaaaaaatatattgcaCACCtctcaataaaaaaaaaaaaaaaaaaagaaaaagaaaccatatattaaaaagtgcattaaatatataaatatatatataatatatattatatatatatataataagtgaGTTTTTTACTTCTCATTTTTGTAACATTTTAAGATTTCGGATTATCAAATTATAGTTATTCTAAgaattaattattaatattctaaaatatattaaattgtaagaatacatatatatatatatatatatatatacatattgtacatgtgtacatttttttttaagaataacAAGGGATTAGTTATCGtgacacaaaaaaatatttaaaccgaaaaaaaaataaattattaaaaattgtgatctcataaatatattattcattcggttaaaaaaaaaaaaaaaaaaaaaaaaaattgtaattataatatatataataaaatttaacaataaaatatataataaattttttttttcttccaatATAAAAAGTTTTTACATAACAAGATTATAATAGGTcgtatttatttcattaaatatttctaggagttaaaaaaaattaattttattatatccatTTGAATTATCAGAACATAAgcttgctttttttttttcttggtCTCGAGAAAATCatatcaataataatattacacaAAAGAAAATTCATTATCTTATTTTACTAGaccttttatttattttattttttttatttattcttatattaacaaatatattaaggcTCATGAATTAATATTGCTTTTCCATCATAAAGTCTTACTAATTTTTATGTTcatgtaatattttaataaaatacatttatccttaatatgatttatatgaAGTATACCtttttatttccttattattgaaaaaatatatgatggaaaaaatatttattcctAGTACTtaccattatatatatttttttttataaagcattttaatacatttttagATAAGGttcttaataaaaatattgttgGTAATACTACCCCaatcatttttaattatttcatatatatatgtatatatatatatatgactaaaattaaaagatgaaaaataacatattagTTATATAGctattacatatatgtacatttttcattctttctcttttaaatatatttaaaaaaatatatatatgtttcattaactcataaatatatatatatatatatatatatatatttttttttttttaaatctcaTGAATAGCCTTCCATTTCGTAAAtggaaattattttttccataatgatatatataatatatataattaagacaaaataagaatattaaataaaaaagaattacatAATATAGTTTTAACTAAGAACTAGtttaattcatattttaaatatttaaatgaaaaaaaaaaaaaaataaaataaaataaaataaaaaaataataataaataagaaaacaaacttgtataaaattttcaatatgattattcattatttatatatttcataaaaattttatacataacAGAAATCACATTCATTTTTGTCATCATGTGTACTTAAACAATATCCAGGAACAGCCGTTCCTCTACATTCAGGCCAATATTTTTCACAAATGTTTACACATTCATCATGCATTTCTGCATTTTTTGAAGTAGATCTAGAACAAGAATTATCTCCTACTTCAAATTCATGATTATATTTAACTAAACCTCTTCTAATTTTACTATTCTTTATATGTTTCAATAGATGTATTATTTGGATCTTTTCTTCAGATGTAACTTCCTTCGTAGGATTTAATACTCCTGATAATCCTTCTGCCGGTGATGCTTCTTGTTCTTTTCCTTTTGGATCTCCAGTTGCTGGTGATAGTCCTTGTGTTGATAAGGGCCCTGTTTCTTGTTGTCCGCTTGATGAGGATGTACTTTGTGTTAACGTTGGATTTGTTACTTGTGAACCTCCACTTAATAACGATTCTGTTTGAGATTCATTTGGTGGTGATACTGTTTGAGATTCAGTTGATGATAATTCTGTCGGTTTTTGTACTCCACTTCTCGGTGCTTCATTTTCTACTGGTGTCGTATCTTGACCATAAACATAAGAATTCTTGTTCATAGATTTTTCCTCTTTGTTTGaattaaatgttttataGTAAAGGTTGTGATAAAATTCTGGAGAAGTTTTCAAgtagtaattatatatatcatgctCCTTCTTAtcaaatttttcatttataggTACTTGAACATTAAATACTACTACAGTATGAATGAAATTATCTTCACATGTTGATGGTCCATACATATCAACTTTAAAGTAACCATCGTCTCCCCAATATTTACCCCAACTATTTCTTACAATCCAATAGGATTTTTTCTCacctttattatttatataattaccaTAACCAACAATATTAACTACATGATCAGGTGTTTTATCACCACATAAGTTTTGAACTTTCTTTCCGTTTAGTTCATAACCCAAAACATTTTCAGCTTTTACATAAGCAATAACTGAACCTTTGTTCATTATTTCATCTTTTACTAATTTAACAAATGAATGCATATCTTTCTGAAATGCTTCACTTTCATAGGCAATATATCCTTTAGTACCGACAGAAAAAGGTCCATTGTTATAATCTAATACTTTTGTATTTTCGAATACATTATCCCAATCATTTTGTAATTGTGGACATATATCTCCAACTTTAGATTGATCATATGGATAATTCGATTCTGTTGGCAAGAATCCCTTTTCTTCAATGGTTTCTAAGAACACTAAAGGATTCGATCCTTCAGTACAtacatctttatttttatttttaagacAATTTGTTACATATAATACAGATGCATTTAGAGGTTCATATCCTTTCATACATTTAATAGTTTCTAAATGGTATTTAGATGCAAAGGCCCATGATAAGGCACAATTCTTTTGATCTTCTACATTTATTTTGgatatacaattattatgatcTTTTAATCTATTACAATATTCATGAttacaatataatttatctACAATATTTTGAGAAGTGTAACTTTTATTTTGTGTGAATTCTGTAAAATTATTGTTCTTATATGTTAGATCATATGATAATTGTGGTAATAGTAATcctgttttatttttcatccagtcatttacattttttaaacacAATgcttcatttttcattttatgatAAAGTACATTAtcgttttcttctttatgttcttctaataattttgttaAGTTATTAAATACATCTTGTACATTACCTAATTGGTGATCTTTCAAAACACCATTCATATTtacttcttttaataaattacaataatttaataattcagATTTTAAAGCACTATTCACATTTTCAAAATGTAATAgttcttttttcttattatcatcattattctttttgtatatatttttcaatagGTTCTTTATTGATTCGCTCAAATGATATTCGCTAGATTCCTCATCATCTTGTGCTGTGATTTTTAATTGCTTCTTTATTAATTCCTTTTGATTACTAGAGACATATTTGAAACAagaatcatttatatttttttcctgcATTAACAATTTACATTGGAAACATTTTCCGATATCAGTAAATCCACTTAAGAAACAGTCGGTAGCTATAGCATCACATTTTTCTATATcgaataaaaattaaaatatacatataaatatatatatatatatatagtgcaccattttatatataaaatatatgtagctcaatattaaatacatttatcatatattcaaatatatttttattatttagcTCAACTAACCAGGCATTCCTTCTCCTAAGACATAATCTTTACTTTCAAGTATGTAAGATTCTTTAGTTCCTGTCCAGCTATGTACTTGAATGGATGTTATTGGTTGCTTTAAGTTTGGTAATAAATACTTCATTTCATCCACATctttaagaaataaaatataaaataaaatataaatattaagaatatatatatatatatatatatatatatatatatataattatttatatgtttatattctCTTTAATTTACCTTGTTCCTTGGATAATCCTTCTTCGTATACTTTCCATTTAAAAACTAGGATATCCTTATAAATATACGCTATGAAATCAAATTTTTTTGTGTCATCTTTCACACAAAATTTTTTCAATTGAGTCTTATCAAATTTTGTTTGCATTTCTGGTGGTGCTAATTCTGATGATAATTCAATTTCAGTATCTTCTGATTTAACATGAACATAAATATGAGGTACTAAAAATAAACCAAAATCTGCACCACATGTTCCAGTAACTTTTACacctttataattttttaacataGCAGAAACTATAGTTTTATGATTTTCAGGCTTTACTAATGGAGGGATTTCTATTTTTGAAGATGAAGAATCGGCATCTCCTTGGGAACCAGTATCTTTTGTATCATCAGCAGGAGGACTTGGTGGTTTAGGTAGAGTTGGATCTGGATTAGCATCTTGACCTGCACCTTGACTAGCATCTTGACCTGCGCCTTGACTAACATCTGAACCTTCACCTGGAGGAGTACCTGGATGTGTATCTGTATCACCTCCTTGAGTAGTACTGGCGGTTGTCCATTTTATTAACTTTTCACTAAATAATACATCTGTAtagaaataattaaaataagaaatagttcgtaataaatgtattatatttaaaaataacatattttataattatttattaaattttattaattcactaaaataattttataaacattatatgaataacatatatttttaataatttttttttttttccttacaTATGGTTGCGATCAAAAAAATGTGTATCTTCATagtattgtaaaaaaaaaaaagaaaaaaaaaaaaaatgaataaataaataaataaataaaataataaatataataaaaataaaaaatatattaataaaataataaatgtctTTTGgtcttaaataataatatttccttttagaaatttaaattttattaattatttattatttattttttttttttatttcttataataataagtataaaaaaaaaaaaaaaaaaaaattaacatttATTAagtacataataaaaaaaattattatttttatgtcaATAAAATACTAGAAATAATTTcaatcataataaaaatgaataatgaaatttatattgtggtgtattaaataatattaaatgcACTCtcctaaaatatatatatatatatatatatatatatatatataatatataattttttttttttttttgctctcataatatttcattagGTGTACACTACATAGtagtacataatatatacatatatatatatatataaatatttgagaaaaaaaaataatatatatattttttaaacttcttaaaatattcttctttaagaaaaaaaatataattctaataattattatttgataaaagaaagtaataatattctaatataaaaaaaagtactacttttattcttttatctCGGAAATATACTTTTTTCGTTTTCGTCCATGTgcaatgtaaataaaaagatgTGTAATATAAGGTGTATTAACATaatgtaatttttaaaaattaactTGGACAATCCTTTAGGTATAATACAcaatgtaattatatatatatatatatatataatattacaatattaacaaaacctttttatctttttaacctcttaacataaataaaaaatatatatacataaatgtctataatttttaattcacTTTGTAAATTAGAACATAtctaaattgaaaaaaaaaaaaaaaaaaaaatttattaatatttcccttttaaaatagaagaaaaaaaaattatatatttatatattagttttaatttattaatgatttattttatacaaattaaaatatacatatatatatatatatatatatatatatatatatatatatatatatatatatatttatttatttatttatttatttatttatttatttatattattaaaccctaagttaaaaaaaatataataattttttccttttttttttttttttttcatgtatcctttcatataatcatttaaaaatatatttgttttctttAGTTTTCAAAAAAGAATgtaataattcaaataaatattataatgatccttttatatataacagaAAAAACAatcatttgttttttctaATTCACTTAAGCAAAATCCTGGGGAAGCTGCATCTTTACATTTTCCCCAATTTTCATTACAAAATTTAACACATCCTTCTTGTTTCTCTGGGTTTGAAGAGTAGGATCTTGAACATACGTTATCTTCACCAAGAGCATCAGAATGGTCATATTTAACTATTCCCATCTTTATTTTACTATCTTTAATGTGTTTTAAAACGTGGAATATATCAACTTTTTCCTTAGATCTCTCactttgtttattattttgtggtgatgataatgatgatggtAGTTGTTCTGAGGTTGATTCTTCTTGTCCATATAGATAtgactttttattttcagcTTGATCAGCTTTACCTTTTTGTGAATCGaaatttttgtaatataagtTATGATAAAAATCAGGAGAAGCTTTTAaataatagttatatattttaggtTCTTTCTTAACAGATTCTTGATTTATAGGTAAATCAACATTGAATATAACTACGCTGTGAATGAAATTATCTTCACAATCTGATGGTCCATACATATCAACTTTGAAGTGACCTTTGTCTCCCCAATGTTTACCCCAACTATTTCTTACAATCCAATAAGATTTTTTCTGAtgttcatcatttatataattaccaTAACCAATAATATTTACTGCATGATCAGGTGTTTTATCACCACATAAGTTTTGTACTTTCTTTCCATTAAATTCATATGCCATTATTTTGTCAGCTTTTACATAAGCAATAACTGAACCTTTGTTCATAATTTCATCTTTAATTAATTTGACAAATGAATGCATGTCTTTCTGAAATGCTTCACTTTCATAGGCAGTATATCCTTTAGTACTTAAAGAATTGTgctcatcattattttgttctaATAATTTTGCATTTGCCCATAAATTGACCCAACCATTTTGTACTTCTGGGCATGTTTCACCAACTTTACTTTGTTCATATGAATAATCTCCTTCTGTTGGTAAGAATCCTTTTTCTACAATCATTTGTAAAACTTTTAATGGGTTTGAACCTTCTGTACATACatctttcttttcatttttactaCAATTTgctatatataatgaagaaattgGAATATGTTCATATCCTTTCATACATTTAATAGTTTCTAAATGGTATTTAGATGCAAAGGCCCAGGATAAGGCACAATTTTTTTGATCTTCTACATTTATTTTGGATATACaactatttttatcttttgaCCAGTTACAATAATCATTATTACAATATGTATGATCTATGTGTTTATAAGATGAATAATTGGTATCTATAGGAAATTTTGTTAAATCAACAATTCCATGTTCATTTGCTTTAAACATATCTTCAATAACctcaacattattatttaattctttcttttcatttgtatcctttaatttatattttgatggTGGTACAATTAATccgtttttattttttaaccaGTCATCGATATTTTTCAGACATAATGCTGAGTTTTTAAGTTTTTCAAAAACAACATGATGACTTTCTAACATATGTTCTTTTAATAGTGTTGTTAAATTATTGAATACATCTTTTTCATTACCTACTTCATTTTTTGATAATACTCCATTTAAATCTACTTCTTTTAATGAGttacaatatttatttaattctttttgtaAACTATCATCTGCATCTTCTAATTTGATTAATTcctttttgttatttttttcatcattgcTCTCTTTTTTGTACATTTTATTCAATATATTGTTAATGGAT
This sequence is a window from Plasmodium falciparum 3D7 genome assembly, chromosome: 2. Protein-coding genes within it:
- a CDS encoding serine repeat antigen 5, whose product is MKSYISLFFILCVIFNKNVIKCTGESQTGNTGGGQAGNTGGDQAGSTGGSPQGSTGASPQGSTGASPQGSTGASQPGSSEPSNPVSSGHSVSTVSVSQTSTSSEKQDTIQVKSALLKDYMGLKVTGPCNENFIMFLVPHIYIDVDTEDTNIELRTTLKKTNNAISFESNSGSLEKKKYVKLPSNGTTGEQGSSTGTVRGDTEPISDSSSSSSSSSSSSSSSSSSSSSSSSSSSESLPANGPDSPTVKPPRNLQNICETGKNFKLVVYIKENTLILKWKVYGETKDTTENNKVDVRKYLINEKETPFTNILIHAYKEHNGTNLIESKNYAIGSDIPEKCDTLASNCFLSGNFNIEKCFQCALLVEKENKNDVCYKYLSEDIVSKFKEIKAETEDDDEDDYTEYKLTESIDNILVKMFKTNENNDKSELIKLEEVDDSLKLELMNYCSLLKDVDTTGTLDNYGMGNEMDIFNNLKRLLIYHSEENINTLKNKFRNAAVCLKNVDDWIVNKRGLVLPELNYDLEYFNEHLYNDKNSPEDKDNKGKGVVHVDTTLEKEDTLSYDNSDNMFCNKEYCNRLKDENNCISNLQVEDQGNCDTSWIFASKYHLETIRCMKGYEPTKISALYVANCYKGEHKDRCDEGSSPMEFLQIIEDYGFLPAESNYPYNYVKVGEQCPKVEDHWMNLWDNGKILHNKNEPNSLDGKGYTAYESERFHDNMDAFVKIIKTEVMNKGSVIAYIKAENVMGYEFSGKKVQNLCGDDTADHAVNIVGYGNYVNSEGEKKSYWIVRNSWGPYWGDEGYFKVDMYGPTHCHFNFIHSVVIFNVDLPMNNKTTKKESKIYDYYLKASPEFYHNLYFKNFNVGKKNLFSEKEDNENNKKLGNNYIIFGQDTAGSGQSGKESNTALESAGTSNEVSERVHVYHILKHIKDGKIRMGMRKYIDTQDVNKKHSCTRSYAFNPENYEKCVNLCNVNWKTCEEKTSPGLCLSKLDTNNECYFCYV
- a CDS encoding serine repeat antigen 4, producing MKIHIFLIATIYVLFSEKLIKWTTASTTQGGDTDTHPGTPPGEGSDVSQGAGQDASQGAGQDANPDPTLPKPPSPPADDTKDTGSQGDADSSSSKIEIPPLVKPENHKTIVSAMLKNYKGVKVTGTCGADFGLFLVPHIYVHVKSEDTEIELSSELAPPEMQTKFDKTQLKKFCVKDDTKKFDFIAYIYKDILVFKWKVYEEGLSKEQDVDEMKYLLPNLKQPITSIQVHSWTGTKESYILESKDYVLGEGMPEKCDAIATDCFLSGFTDIGKCFQCKLLMQEKNINDSCFKYVSSNQKELIKKQLKITAQDDEESSEYHLSESIKNLLKNIYKKNNDDNKKKELLHFENVNSALKSELLNYCNLLKEVNMNGVLKDHQLGNVQDVFNNLTKLLEEHKEENDNVLYHKMKNEALCLKNVNDWMKNKTGLLLPQLSYDLTYKNNNFTEFTQNKSYTSQNIVDKLYCNHEYCNRLKDHNNCISKINVEDQKNCALSWAFASKYHLETIKCMKGYEPLNASVLYVTNCLKNKNKDVCTEGSNPLVFLETIEEKGFLPTESNYPYDQSKVGDICPQLQNDWDNVFENTKVLDYNNGPFSVGTKGYIAYESEAFQKDMHSFVKLVKDEIMNKGSVIAYVKAENVLGYELNGKKVQNLCGDKTPDHVVNIVGYGNYINNKGEKKSYWIVRNSWGKYWGDDGYFKVDMYGPSTCEDNFIHTVVVFNVQVPINEKFDKKEHDIYNYYLKTSPEFYHNLYYKTFNSNKEEKSMNKNSYVYGQDTTPVENEAPRSGVQKPTELSSTESQTVSPPNESQTESLLSGGSQVTNPTLTQSTSSSSGQQETGPLSTQGLSPATGDPKGKEQEASPAEGLSGVLNPTKEVTSEEKIQIIHLLKHIKNSKIRRGLVKYNHEFEVGDNSCSRSTSKNAEMHDECVNICEKYWPECRGTAVPGYCLSTHDDKNECDFCYV